In Nicotiana tabacum cultivar K326 chromosome 10, ASM71507v2, whole genome shotgun sequence, the DNA window tatagccaaagagtgccaatttggctaattgtgaaataatttggtcttaataggaccagaaataatatattaaatcaagaaatgcttttgaaatcatttgtaatgcaattttgtaattaataattaaaaataaaatactagataaattaaaaataaattaatgaaaaaattatagaaaaataccaATTGCTATGAAAGtctgattttgaaggtatatatacaAATTAAAGAATTTGAGGAAAAATCGGGTATCAACAATCCTAGCTATTTCATTGAAGAGGAGAAGTACAGAGAAAAGTGCAATTCGCAGAAATAGAACTACGGCCGCAAAAGAAGAAATGCGGCCGCAAAAGATGTACCGAAGCTTTAGGAACTTTAGGCAAAAGTGCGATTCATGGAAGAAAATGTGCGATCGCACTTTGATTCGCAAAATGGTTCACACCGATGACTTGAATGATCAGAGAATGAGCAGTTAGTCGATTCTGAAGTCTCCTCAAATGCAGTCTACATAATTAAAAGTGTTGCTACAAAAGTTGACGTGCGGTCGCAATGTTTGAAGTCAGACCGCAAAACTCCACCCACTGACAACATGAGCAAAGTCAATCCAGTATATTGTGGACCTCAGAATTCATTTCGCAGCAGCAAACCCTCCAAAGGACATTTTTGTCATATATTTTAAGAGTCTTGTAAATAGAAGTTTATTGATTTTTAGGACATATTCTTACTCTATCAATTGAGAGTTAGTTACTTTGATCTATTATGAGATAGTTTGAGCTACAATTGCAGAAGATCTTCTACTATTTCTTTGTCTTTAATTTCATCTTATTTTTATCTTTCCATGTcttttattatgagtagctagatttttatctagggttgtaatccaaccctagtgtgtgaTTCTTATGGTTTATTAATCttatgcttgtttatggttgagttAATTGTTATTTTGTCATGTTTATGCATTAAAGTtgaaattaatggttgcaaacattgattcatgtctTTTTGACCTTGTTCAAACTTGAGAAAGAGGAATTAAGTGTAGGAAAACTTAACTAACAAGAAATTAAACTAGTTGAGAGATTGATTAATTTAAATAACTAATTTGGACTAGAGATAGCTATAATCCAACTTGGGCTCATAATCAAATGCACTTATTGCTTATAAGATATAGCTTTCTATTCTAACAGTCCCCGGTCTTCGTGACATTTTAGTGCTCTAATATACAATAGTTCCCCCTAGTGTTCGGATGTTAACTTTGGGAATTCGAACACTGAAGTTCTTGCTATCGTTAATGATTCTTCCTCGTAGAATTCTTTGCTACCTCATTTAAAACCTTGCCAAAAATCCAAGTGGGACAAAAGCCGGATGAAGAGAAAATGAGTGCAGCACAAGGATCTTcagcaataataccttttgagATGAGTCATGTTCCAATATCTTGGtaatttactctattttgattttCCAACTAATATGAATATTTACCGGTTATTGCTGAAATCCGATAAGGCCCTTCCCACGTTGGTCCTAACTTTCCGGCATTAACCTTTCGGGTGTTTCGAGTTACTTTCCTCCAAACCAAATTCCCGACTTTGAAATATCGGAGATTTGCTTTACGGTTGTAATATCTTTTCATCCTTTGCTTTTGTGCCACCATCCTCACATATACTAGATTTTGATGCTCTTCAAGCAAATCCAACTTAATCAACAGAGCTTCATTATTTGCCTCCCCTTATTCCCTGGAATACCTTATGGTCGGTTCTCCAATCTCCACCGGAATCAAAGCTTCTGCGCCGTACACAAGGGAAAATGGTATTTCTCCCGTGCTTGACTTCACCATTGTTCGATACCCCTATAATACTCCCGGTAGCTCTTCTGGCCAATTACCTTTCGCATCCTCTAacttctttttgaggttttgaattatAACTTTGTTAATTAACTCTGCTTATCCGCTAGCACTTGGATGATATAGAGAAGATGTGATTCTTTTAATCTTcaatctgtccagaaattttgtgattttggaaCCTATAAATTATTGCCCAGTGTCACAATCAATTTCTTTTGGTACTCTAAACCGACAAATGATGTGATCCCATATGAAATCAATCACTTCCTGATCTCTAATTTTTTGTAAGCACCTGCTtaaacccatttagtgaaataatcagttaaaaccaaaagaaattttGCCTACCTGGGCCCTTAAGAGGGACAAACTatgtccatccctcatttcatgaatggacATGGTCACACCACCGAATTAAAAGCTTTGTCGTTTGATGCACTAACTGCGCATGATGCTGccacttatcacatttttgtacAAATGCCTTTGCATCTTGTTCCATCCGGACCAATAATAACCAACCTTTATCAATTTGAGAACCAATGAGTCCGCACTGGAGTGATTTCCGCACACTctttcgtgaacttctctcatcaCAAAGTCAGCCTCTGATGTCCCTAAATACCGAGCCAATGATCTTTGAAATGACCTTCGGTAATTGGTTGTCAACAAGGAAATAGCGAGCAACTTTAGTTCGTAGTGCCCGGGAAGCTTTATGATCTTCAGGCAATTTTCCATGCCTTAAATAgccatttctccaatcccaaatcAGATTGGTTAAGTTAACTTCACAATATTCGTCCACGTCAAAAACCGAATGCAACAGTTGAATGATTGCACTAGAGTCAGCTCCTTTCATTTTTGAGGATGATCCTAAATTGGCCAATGTATCTACCTCCATGTTCTCTTCCCTTGGGATATAAATTATCAACCATTCTCGGAACCGAGAAAGTAACACTTGAACTTTATTCAAGCACTGCTGCATGCGCTCTTCTTTGGTATCAAATACCCATTATACTTGATATACTACCAGCTGGGAGTCGGACTTTATTTCAATTACTCGAAGCCTAGTCTTGTGGCTAACTCAAGTCCTGCAACTAAAGCCTCATACTCGccttcattgttagtcaaaggTAGAGTTCTAATGGTCTGTCTCAGGGTCTCTCCCGAAGGAGTAATTAACACTATCCCAAGGTCGGACATTTTTATATTGGAGGTTCCATTCGTAAACAAGGTCCATACACCAGAGATGGTTCTCGATACCAGAACTGCTTATTTAGCAGCTAAAGGCATCATTCCCGGGCTAAAGTCAGTCAAGAAGTCGGctaaaacttgtgacttaatcacTGTCTGAGGTTTATATTCTATATCAAATTCACTAATTTCTACCGTCCATTTAGCCAGCCGACCTGTCAATTCAAGTTTATGGGGGACGTTCCTCAAAGGAAAAGTCATCAAACCGGCTATtgggtggcactgaaaataagGTCTAAGCTTCGAGAGGCAACTATGAAAGCTAGAGccaaaaaattttaggtgcgGATAGCATGTCTCTACTCCTGATAAaactttactaacataataaacaggaaattgcataccttcttcCTCCCGAACCAAGACTGCACTCATCACAACTTCCGAAACCCCTAAATAAATTAGTAATTGCTCACCTTCCTTCGGATTAGACATTAACATAAGGTTGGACAAGTACCTTTTCAGGTCTTTCAATGCTTGATGACATTCCGGAGTCCACACGAAATcattattctttttcaaaagtTAAAAGAAATGATGAAATTTCTCCAAAGACCTTGATATAAATCTATTAAGGACCGCCAACCTACCGTTCAACATTTGCACTTAATTTACACTAGTCAATTGATCAGGGATATCCTTGATGTCCTTTATCTTGTCGAGATTTACTTCGATTCCTCTATGGGAAACCAAAACACCGAGAAACTTTCCTAACCTAACGCCAAAAGTATATTTTTTTGggatgttgtatttcctcaaaatgtCGAATGTTTCTTGTAGATGAGCCAAATGGCGTCCTGCATTaagagacttaaccaacatattataaataaaaactttCATAGTTTTAccaatttgttgtttgaatattttATTAATGAGCCtttgataagtggctccagcattcttaagtccaaaaggcatcacattatagcaataagtGCCAAAATTTATGATGAACGAGGTTTTTTCTTGATCCTCCGGGTGCATCCTAATTTGATTATATCTGAAATACGCGTAAAAAAACTCATTAACTTATGCCCGACCATAGCATCGATCATTTGGTCAATGTTCGACAAtgggaaagaatctttagggcatatcttattcaaatattttttaaTCTACACAtcctaaatttattatttttttaataaaaatcactACGTTAGCGAGGAAGTTAGGATAATTTACCTCATGAATTGAACCTATATTTAATAATCGGGTTACCTACTCTTTACCAAACATGTTCTTGATCTCGACTATCAGTCGTTTGTTTTGCTTGACCGGCAGAAAATTGGGGTCCAAACTTAACTTATGGATAATCACATCTaacgggatacctgtcatatcagAATGAGACCATGCAAAGAAATTAAAGTTAGCTTTTAAAACTCAGTAATTTTAAGCCAGTGTTCGGGATTTAATCATGTTTCCAGGTAAACTCTTTTATCTGTGAACTCCGCAAACAAAGCGATTCATTCCAGTTCCTTTGTGGTAGACTTTGTAGCATCTTCTTCCTCCGGTACCTTGAAAGATCTCGGCACTTGATAAAAATCTGATGACTCCTCTTTCCCATCACCTTCAACCAGAATAGAAAAGGACATCGATTCCTGTAGTTGCTATTTATTCGTTCCTTCCGCCTTGCTGTTGGATAAGGTTACTGCATCCATTTACCTCATGAATCTCATGATCTGGGTTTTGAAAGGATCATTAGCATTATTATCATTCCCCGATCCACCACCTGTACCACCTGCCTCATTTTCATTAAAACTGAACTCCCCCTTGAATCGATGTTATCGGTTCTTTGCACTATTTGATTTGCCGAGCAGTCACGCTGGGAGGAACTCGAATTCCTCCATTGGAATTATTGGAAGCAACCGAAAGCACCTGCTTCAACTCCGTCATTACCCGGTCCTGTCTTGGAAGATgatttataatttttctttgtagCTCCCTCAAAATTTTGATCGTTCATCAACACGTTCATCAAGAGTTGGACTTCTCACATGCCGATAATTTTGTTCTTCGTAAACCGGAGTTGTTTCATATCCTTCGTTGCAAGTCTCACTAGTTGAATCATCACGCTCGTTGTTTATTTCAACATTGTAAGAATTGTTCACATCGTTAGCTGCCAcatctgatttttcttttaataaagaGAATGTCAAATTGGGTTAGTAacagatgaatggatcaaagtgATACACAATTGTTCATGTTCCACGTTGAGTGCCAAACTATTTACACGTAAAACGGTATAGCTGAATTTATAACGTAATTTATAGAcacgtgaattaatttgatccaagaaTATAAAATACTCAAGAACAATAATAAGTTAATGAAATAAATTTAAAGGAAACACAAGCCTGACTGTGGGATGAACTTCTTCGAGAGTAATAATAAGAACAATATGAAGAACAAAGTAAAGAATATTATTTAGAATAAGAGCTTGTTTTGCCTTTTTTGTATACAGAATGTTTCGTGCCTATAATGAATATGAATTCTCCTATTTATAACTCATTGTagggagacaagatccccaaatcaagAGCTTCTTTAATACGAATAAAACCCCTCTTGATGAATGAATAACAACTGAGTATTAATGAAAATATTCTTTGTAACGGTTGCTCATTGAATATTGTATTCCCCAACCGATATCTTCCCTTTAAATCTTCGTCCTCAGTTTCACTGTCTTCGGAACTTACCCAGTACTAGTTACATGTTCGTAACAAATGTCAATTATTTGTTGACTTATATCTTACTTGTATTTGCTTCCACGTATCAATTTATCGAACATTCACCTGTCGTTTatcaattttaccccatacaaataatcGGTCAAATTAATCGTTTATTTTCCTAGCCGATATACATGGattatataataattatatacaattaaacatatattatatgtgaattttgtatttatttttctaactgatatacataaattatataataattatatacGATTATATCCGtccattattttttaattaaagataTTAAATGGACAGCTACTTAAGTTGATTCTATTGCCTGATGCTATTTCTACGTTTAATTCCCACCGTGAAGAAGATATCGGGCCTTAAGACCCCCGAAGAGCCCTCTCCACGCATTAATATGCAGATCCGAAATAGAGGAACACAATTATTGAGAACGTCCAGAATTGTCCACTCAATTCCACGTACAACACAACGTGTTAACTTCTACTGCCAACACGAACCTTTTCTAGACAAATGTCATCAACCCCCTTTAcacaaattctttatttatttcacCATCCAACAAAATTCATCAACACCAATCTAAAATCAAGAACTTAAAGGAATTTCACAGCTTTTTCTCCAAAAAAATGGCAAACGCAAGTGATGAGTTTAGGCTAGTATCGCCAAGCATAAATCATGAAGGAAAATTACCAAGAAAATACACAGATGAAGGGCAAGGTGCTCAAAGGAGAATGTCACCACCTTTAGAATGGTACAATTTACCAGAAGGGACAAAAAGTTTGTCACTTGTGGTACAAGATATTGATGCACCTGACCCAAATGGACCTATTGTGCCATGGGTTATATGGGTTGTGACTAATATTCCACCAACTTTAAAAGGTTTGCCTGAGGGATTTTCTGGTAAAGGAGAGGAATTAGGTGGAGATTATGCTCATATTAAAGAAGGGAATAATGATGAGAAAGTTCCCGGTTGGCGTGGACCTAAGTTGGAAAATCATGGTCATAGATTTGAGTTTAAGCTTTTTGCTTTGGATGATGAACTCCATCTTGGTAACAAGGTAACCTGCAATTTCCTATTTCTTAATACTCCCTTCTGTATCTGTTGTTCACGGTTTTGGCACATCTGTTATAAAATTATATAATAGCACTAAGTATAGGGTAACTTAATATCtttaaatgagtaattaataacTAAGGGTAGAAAAAAATTGGTTGATTCTTGAAATTCCACATAAATTGCACATGATTGTCGACtggagctgatctttgacatgtTTCAGCACTAGTAGCGGACTCCGTATTATAAGTAACGGGCTCAATTGGACACAACGTTTTTCACTTTTGACACATAAATGTACATGAAAATCattaaatcttaaaaaaaatactaagtttATAATGAGAAAAGTGTGTTGTGTACTGGGTCTTGTGGTGAGAATAAAAGAATTGAAtccataaattttaaattctgaATTTGCCAATTGCCACCCCGTCTCAGGCAGGCGCAAGGAAGGACATGCGCCAGCgccaaacacaaattaaataACTAAATTATTAAGTAATGTGGTTTCTTGGATGATTGGCAGGTGACAAAGGATAAACTACTGGAAGCTGTTGAGGGTCATGTTCTTGGAGAGGCTGTTTTGATTGCCATTAACTGAGTTATTAGCAGTTGCTAATTTCCAGATGTTACAGTATTTTCATGACTTTGTGGCATGAACTTGAACTAACTagtgtaataaacaatttgtattGTGCGGTTTTAATGTGAAGATGCATTTCAGTTCTGGTGTTGTCATCAGCCTTTATTTGTGCTTCGAATAGTACATATAGTACttctatttcaaaaaaaaaaaaaaaaaaaaaatagaggagTAAAATTTAAGGATTTTTACGATATCAAATTACATTAACAGGCAACGAAACTTTGACATTTGCGATACTTGTTGTGGAATCATTTAGAGCCGGTTTGGAAAGCCAACTTGTTGTGGAATCATTTAGAGCCGGTTTGGAAAGCCACCTTGAAAATGGATTTTTGCTGCActtatacatgtttgtttggtcaAGTAATTGCTTGGTCAACATGGAACTGGGTGTAACTGAATGggtgtaattacactctccaCTCCAATTCTCAAGTGAGGTGAGATTGACGGTAATTATATCTTGTAAAGGTTGTTGTttagtttctttcctttttgtttttattttaatttattttctttatagcattttatttctattattttaattttttattttttttaccttttaatttcttttgaaattttaaaatatattttttctttgcaCGTCATTTAtcctttatttttttatctttaccttttgtgattccatgtaattgcttatattttattttttatttattttattattatattttttgaaattatacCTTCTGATATAAGAATAATGAGTCATTAATAAACTTGATATTTAATGAGTAATgcaattaaagtaaaattttgtTATTGAATGTGATTATAAATATATTATGTTTTCTAATTTTAAGTTGCAGTGGAATTTActattattatgttgga includes these proteins:
- the LOC107775609 gene encoding uncharacterized protein LOC107775609, which encodes MANASDEFRLVSPSINHEGKLPRKYTDEGQGAQRRMSPPLEWYNLPEGTKSLSLVVQDIDAPDPNGPIVPWVIWVVTNIPPTLKGLPEGFSGKGEELGGDYAHIKEGNNDEKVPGWRGPKLENHGHRFEFKLFALDDELHLGNKVTKDKLLEAVEGHVLGEAVLIAIN